The following are encoded in a window of Haloarcula halophila genomic DNA:
- a CDS encoding TrmB family transcriptional regulator, with translation MSADALRDHLAAFGLSEKEIEAYLAVLRAGTATTGEVSRAADVSQGYVYDIAAALADRGLVTVDETRSPTVLRARRPEDAIGALSTRVEELGDTIDDLYEQPADEGVPVEVVHSRATVRKRARSALEAARHEALLVVPEPEIDHLREALLEAQDRGVFVYLLVVSPLSADPLDVEWGRIADVVRTWEAAAPVYVLVDETRGLMGSHGVLSGRHGEEYALAFSQREVGSGFFGNVVANFWPMGEDRYVTEPDPLPATYDHLRTAATNAALHRAAGRDLLADVTLSDLDGSEQSYERVPVVEVRQGLVGDPTNDFPMENSLVFETPDGRVSAGNTQGGIRPFYEGYGATAVTLYSG, from the coding sequence ATGTCTGCCGACGCGCTCCGGGATCACCTCGCTGCGTTCGGACTCTCGGAGAAGGAGATCGAGGCCTATCTGGCCGTCCTCAGGGCGGGAACGGCCACCACGGGGGAGGTATCACGAGCCGCGGACGTCTCACAGGGGTACGTCTACGACATCGCCGCCGCACTGGCCGACCGGGGACTGGTGACCGTCGACGAGACACGGAGCCCGACCGTCTTACGCGCCCGTCGGCCCGAGGACGCAATCGGCGCGCTCTCGACGCGGGTCGAGGAACTGGGCGATACCATCGACGACCTCTACGAGCAACCGGCCGACGAGGGGGTACCCGTCGAGGTCGTCCACTCGCGGGCGACCGTCCGCAAGCGGGCACGCAGCGCACTGGAGGCCGCTCGCCACGAGGCGCTGCTGGTCGTTCCGGAACCGGAGATCGACCACCTCCGAGAGGCACTGCTGGAGGCACAGGACCGGGGCGTGTTCGTCTATCTGCTCGTGGTCTCGCCGCTGTCTGCCGACCCACTGGACGTCGAGTGGGGGCGGATCGCCGACGTGGTCCGGACCTGGGAGGCGGCGGCACCGGTCTACGTCCTCGTCGACGAGACGCGAGGGTTGATGGGCTCTCACGGCGTCCTCTCAGGGCGACACGGCGAGGAGTACGCGCTGGCGTTCTCACAGCGGGAGGTCGGCAGCGGCTTCTTCGGCAACGTCGTCGCGAACTTCTGGCCGATGGGTGAGGACCGCTACGTCACCGAGCCGGACCCGCTGCCGGCGACCTACGACCACCTCCGGACGGCGGCGACCAACGCCGCGCTCCATCGGGCGGCCGGCCGCGATCTGCTCGCGGACGTGACACTCAGTGACCTCGACGGCAGCGAGCAGAGCTACGAGCGGGTCCCCGTCGTCGAGGTCCGTCAGGGACTCGTCGGCGACCCGACCAACGATTTCCCGATGGAGAACAGCCTCGTCTTCGAGACGCCCGACGGGCGTGTCTCGGCCGGCAACACGCAGGGTGGGATCAGACCGTTCTACGAGGGCTACGGGGCAACGGCGGTGACGCTGTACTCGGGGTAA
- a CDS encoding DUF4260 domain-containing protein encodes MNPRTLVRAEGAVVAAAATVTYALDGRSLLVFLAVILLPDASMAGYLHSRRVGAITYNAVHTYVGPVVLAAVGVLTGTGLAVGIALIWTAHIGADRLFGYGLKYADREFGDTHVQRL; translated from the coding sequence ATGAACCCACGGACGCTCGTCCGCGCCGAGGGAGCGGTCGTCGCCGCCGCCGCGACGGTGACCTACGCGCTCGACGGCCGATCACTGCTCGTCTTTCTCGCGGTGATCCTCCTGCCCGACGCGTCGATGGCCGGTTACCTCCACAGCCGTCGGGTCGGTGCGATCACGTACAACGCCGTCCACACCTACGTCGGTCCGGTCGTGCTGGCGGCCGTCGGGGTCCTGACCGGGACCGGGCTGGCCGTCGGCATCGCGCTGATCTGGACCGCTCACATCGGGGCCGATCGCCTGTTCGGCTACGGACTGAAGTACGCCGACCGGGAGTTCGGCGACACGCACGTCCAGCGGCTATGA
- a CDS encoding inorganic phosphate transporter, which yields MVEVLFALGVVVAVFVGFNIGGSSTGVAFGPAVGSNTLTKFSAAVLMTVFALAGGLLVGPAVVKSLGSDLVATQFSPLISIVVLFFIGTALFLSNVAGVPASTSMTAVGAIAGLGLARGTLNSGLMLEIVSWWLVSPIIAFWVSGVIGRYFYPKLVEWFAVSQSEGSLVDVDSSAGFPWVRLGQNTTPREFVGTVVVIGIGCYMGFSAGASNVANAVAPLVGNGSLDLYPAILLGGAAIGLGAFTIARRTMDTVGNDLTDLPLVAAIVVAAVASTIVTFLSALGIPASFVIIATMSIVGLGWGRATRTTRLSETVQGEAPEVSVGALTADADDAPTVGGQKGTPEPKETEPIGEESGEDLPKASDLFEPATTARVIFLQNIVPSIATVAAYLVFRFLPVA from the coding sequence ATGGTCGAGGTTCTCTTCGCGCTGGGGGTCGTCGTCGCGGTCTTCGTCGGGTTCAACATCGGTGGCTCCTCGACGGGCGTCGCCTTCGGACCCGCGGTGGGATCGAACACCCTCACGAAGTTCTCCGCGGCGGTCCTGATGACGGTGTTTGCCCTCGCCGGCGGGCTGCTCGTCGGTCCGGCGGTCGTCAAGAGCCTGGGGAGTGATCTGGTCGCCACGCAGTTCTCGCCGCTCATCAGCATCGTCGTCCTCTTTTTCATCGGGACGGCGCTGTTCCTCTCGAACGTCGCCGGCGTCCCTGCGTCGACGTCGATGACGGCGGTCGGTGCGATCGCCGGGCTCGGACTGGCTCGTGGCACGCTGAACTCGGGACTGATGCTCGAAATCGTCTCCTGGTGGCTCGTCTCGCCGATCATCGCGTTCTGGGTCAGCGGCGTCATCGGGCGGTACTTCTACCCGAAACTGGTCGAGTGGTTCGCCGTCTCCCAGAGCGAGGGGTCGCTCGTCGACGTGGACTCCTCGGCCGGCTTCCCCTGGGTCCGACTGGGCCAGAACACGACACCCCGGGAGTTCGTCGGGACCGTCGTCGTCATCGGCATCGGCTGTTACATGGGCTTCTCGGCGGGGGCCTCGAACGTCGCAAACGCCGTCGCACCCCTGGTTGGCAACGGCTCGCTGGATCTGTATCCGGCGATCCTGCTGGGCGGGGCTGCAATCGGGCTCGGTGCCTTTACGATCGCTCGCCGGACGATGGATACGGTCGGCAACGACCTCACGGATCTCCCGCTGGTGGCGGCCATCGTCGTCGCGGCGGTCGCTTCGACGATCGTCACGTTCCTCTCGGCGCTCGGTATCCCGGCCAGTTTCGTCATCATCGCGACGATGAGCATCGTCGGTCTCGGCTGGGGCCGGGCGACCCGGACGACGCGGCTCTCCGAGACGGTCCAGGGCGAGGCACCCGAGGTCTCGGTCGGCGCGCTGACCGCCGACGCCGACGACGCCCCCACCGTCGGCGGCCAGAAGGGGACCCCAGAACCGAAAGAGACCGAACCGATCGGCGAGGAGTCGGGGGAGGACCTCCCGAAGGCCTCGGACCTGTTCGAACCGGCGACGACCGCTCGCGTCATCTTCCTCCAGAACATCGTCCCCTCGATCGCGACGGTGGCCGCCTACCTCGTCTTCCGGTTTCTGCCGGTCGCGTAA
- a CDS encoding amino acid-binding protein, which translates to MFDEIMEKFEDSPGQQAVIRLLLERGFSVNEDGRVVSGGIEIPNTGIAREAGVDRRVVNATTDAILADDELRRIFRNISAVPSLLDLAPVLDLTAITVHVRDADESGIVATVTGAIADRDIPIRQVLTEDPEFTDEAVLYVITDEELPGDLLNEITGMAFVRTIELA; encoded by the coding sequence ATGTTCGACGAGATCATGGAGAAGTTCGAGGACTCACCGGGCCAGCAGGCCGTCATCCGCCTGTTGCTCGAACGGGGGTTCTCAGTCAACGAGGACGGGCGGGTCGTCTCCGGCGGGATCGAGATCCCCAACACGGGGATCGCCCGCGAGGCCGGCGTCGACCGGCGGGTGGTCAACGCGACGACCGATGCCATCCTGGCCGACGACGAACTGCGACGCATCTTCCGGAACATCTCGGCGGTCCCGAGTCTGCTGGATCTGGCACCGGTCCTGGATCTGACCGCCATCACCGTCCACGTCCGGGACGCCGACGAGTCGGGGATCGTCGCCACCGTCACCGGTGCCATCGCCGACCGTGACATCCCCATCCGGCAGGTGCTCACCGAGGACCCGGAGTTCACCGACGAGGCCGTTCTCTACGTCATCACCGACGAGGAACTCCCCGGGGACCTGCTCAACGAGATCACCGGGATGGCGTTCGTCCGGACGATCGAGTTGGCGTGA
- the hisB gene encoding imidazoleglycerol-phosphate dehydratase HisB gives MTDRTAALTRETAETEIEVTLDVDGDGESTVETGVGFFDHMLTAFATHGLFDLTVQCDGDLEIDDHHTVEDVAITLGEAFEAALGEKRGIQRFADRRVPLDEAVASVVVDVSGRPYFAFDGAFSQAEVGGMTSHMAKHFGRSLAMNAGLTLHCGVEGENAHHEIEALFKGLARALDDATRIDERRSDVASTKGEL, from the coding sequence ATGACCGATCGTACGGCGGCCCTCACGCGCGAGACGGCCGAGACGGAGATCGAGGTGACACTGGACGTCGACGGTGACGGCGAATCGACCGTCGAGACGGGCGTGGGCTTTTTCGACCACATGCTGACCGCCTTCGCGACCCACGGGCTGTTCGACCTGACCGTCCAGTGTGACGGCGACCTGGAGATCGACGACCACCACACCGTCGAGGACGTGGCGATCACGCTGGGCGAGGCCTTCGAAGCGGCGCTGGGTGAGAAACGCGGTATCCAGCGCTTCGCCGACCGGCGGGTCCCGCTCGACGAGGCGGTCGCCAGCGTCGTCGTCGACGTCTCCGGGCGGCCCTACTTCGCGTTCGACGGCGCGTTCTCACAGGCCGAAGTCGGCGGGATGACCAGCCACATGGCGAAGCACTTCGGGCGCTCGCTCGCGATGAACGCGGGGCTGACGCTACACTGTGGCGTCGAGGGCGAGAACGCGCACCACGAGATCGAGGCGCTGTTCAAGGGACTGGCCCGGGCCTTGGACGACGCGACGCGGATCGACGAGCGCCGCAGCGACGTCGCCAGCACGAAAGGCGAGCTATAG
- the upp gene encoding uracil phosphoribosyltransferase, translated as MAIEQRGDASVVTHALAQDELSKLRDVGTEQVEFRKGLVRLGRLCGYEIVDGRMETEYIEIETPLTTTMGERVKGLDDVVIINVLRAATPFVEGLLKAFPRARQGVISASRDEEAGMNTDGEFPISVDYVKLPEIGPEDTVIVADPMLATGSTMCAVLEHITGTQTEPETLLTLSAVAAPPGIVRVSSAFPDIDVLTVAIDEELDDDGFIVPGLGDAGDRAFRTD; from the coding sequence ATGGCCATAGAACAGCGTGGCGACGCCTCCGTCGTCACCCACGCTCTCGCGCAGGACGAACTCTCGAAGCTCCGTGACGTTGGAACCGAACAGGTCGAATTCCGAAAAGGATTGGTCCGTCTCGGACGGCTCTGTGGGTACGAGATCGTCGACGGACGGATGGAGACCGAGTACATCGAGATCGAGACGCCGCTGACAACGACGATGGGTGAGCGCGTCAAAGGGCTGGACGACGTCGTCATCATCAACGTCCTCCGTGCGGCGACACCGTTCGTCGAGGGGCTGTTGAAGGCGTTTCCCCGTGCCCGACAGGGAGTCATCTCCGCCAGCCGCGACGAGGAGGCCGGGATGAACACCGACGGCGAGTTCCCCATCTCGGTCGACTACGTCAAACTGCCCGAGATCGGCCCGGAGGATACCGTCATCGTCGCCGATCCGATGCTCGCGACGGGGTCGACGATGTGTGCGGTTCTGGAGCATATCACCGGGACGCAGACCGAACCGGAGACGCTGCTCACGCTCTCGGCGGTGGCAGCCCCGCCGGGGATCGTCCGCGTCTCCAGTGCCTTCCCCGATATCGACGTGTTGACCGTCGCTATCGACGAGGAACTGGACGACGACGGGTTCATCGTGCCGGGACTGGGCGACGCTGGCGACCGTGCGTTCCGGACCGACTGA
- a CDS encoding 2Fe-2S iron-sulfur cluster binding domain-containing protein — protein MTATITVVTPEGDRRELTADPGAVLRDVLLAAELSPHGRYARTVNCGGRGICATCGVRLGGEPTPEHWHDDLADRFGYPRLSCQLRVRDGMVVRLLDKRVWGGRKSGRDRDGSSEG, from the coding sequence ATGACCGCGACGATCACCGTCGTCACGCCCGAGGGCGACCGCCGAGAACTGACCGCCGATCCCGGTGCCGTCCTCCGGGACGTGTTGCTGGCGGCGGAGCTCTCACCGCACGGGCGGTACGCCCGCACCGTCAACTGTGGCGGCCGGGGGATCTGTGCGACCTGTGGCGTTCGCCTGGGCGGGGAGCCGACCCCCGAACACTGGCACGACGACCTGGCCGACCGCTTCGGCTATCCCCGCCTGTCCTGTCAGCTCCGGGTTCGGGACGGGATGGTCGTCCGCCTGCTCGACAAGCGGGTCTGGGGCGGCCGGAAGAGCGGGCGTGACCGAGACGGGTCCTCGGAAGGGTAA
- the fer gene encoding ferredoxin Fer: protein MPTVEYLNYEVVDDNGWDIYDDDLFEKAGDEGLDEEDHGTIDVNEGEYILEAAEAQGYDWPFSCRAGACANCAAIVVEGDIDMDMQQILSDEEVEEKNVRLTCIGSPDADEVKIVYNAKHLDYLQNRVI from the coding sequence ATGCCCACGGTAGAGTACCTTAACTACGAAGTAGTGGACGACAACGGCTGGGACATTTACGACGACGACCTCTTCGAGAAGGCCGGCGACGAAGGCCTCGACGAAGAGGACCACGGCACGATCGACGTCAACGAGGGCGAGTACATCCTCGAAGCCGCCGAGGCACAGGGCTACGACTGGCCCTTCTCGTGCCGTGCCGGCGCCTGTGCGAACTGTGCCGCCATCGTCGTCGAGGGCGACATCGACATGGACATGCAGCAGATCCTCAGCGACGAGGAAGTCGAGGAGAAGAACGTCCGACTGACCTGTATCGGCAGCCCCGACGCCGACGAGGTCAAGATCGTCTACAACGCGAAGCATCTCGACTACCTGCAGAACCGCGTCATCTGA
- a CDS encoding IMPACT family protein, whose translation MTDSYRTVAERGEARFEVRGSEFIGHVAPATTTEAAEAFVTEIEGAYDDATHNVPAYRVRSDPFREYSSDDGEPSGSAGKPALNVLQQREIENVVAVVTRYYGGTNLGVGGLARAYSRAVKDGVDAAGVVEEVPHETFSVTVEYDDSGSVRGLLESAGVEFDAAYEADVRFEVRVTVAEGAALRDEIRSATSGRADIEGY comes from the coding sequence GTGACAGACAGCTACCGGACCGTCGCCGAGCGGGGCGAGGCGCGCTTCGAGGTCCGAGGGTCGGAGTTCATCGGCCACGTCGCCCCGGCGACGACGACCGAAGCGGCGGAAGCGTTCGTCACGGAGATCGAGGGGGCCTACGACGACGCGACCCACAACGTCCCGGCCTATCGCGTGCGATCGGACCCGTTCCGGGAGTACTCCAGCGACGACGGCGAGCCCAGCGGCAGCGCCGGCAAGCCCGCGTTGAACGTCCTCCAGCAACGGGAGATCGAGAACGTCGTCGCCGTCGTCACCCGCTACTACGGCGGGACGAACCTCGGGGTCGGCGGACTCGCCCGGGCCTACTCACGAGCGGTCAAGGACGGCGTCGACGCCGCCGGCGTCGTCGAGGAGGTCCCCCACGAGACGTTCTCGGTCACGGTCGAGTACGACGATTCGGGCAGCGTCCGCGGCCTGCTCGAATCCGCCGGCGTGGAGTTCGACGCCGCCTACGAAGCGGACGTGCGGTTCGAAGTACGGGTGACCGTCGCCGAGGGGGCGGCCCTGCGCGACGAGATACGCAGCGCGACGAGCGGGCGCGCCGACATCGAGGGGTATTGA
- a CDS encoding MFS transporter: protein MNETAGTHETETQRDTRRWWTLAVFAYVALEGAGLQMRGAVIPELRATFGAPDWQLGLVAPAGTLGYLLVVMVVGVVASRFDTRRLLLVGFVGTGVGIFFMGVAPSFLLFLSALVGRGLFTGVGRGTDRPLLSHLYPTQRGRLFSYYDMMWAVGATTGPALVAAAVWLGDWRLAYYTLGLAFVPLIGLVWFLPTPDIAGGDDTLDLAELRRIGRQPEVVATAVTLFLSAGIEGGLFTWLTTFAQGRVPGALATASLSIMLVAYIPGRFVSGRLSERFGYARLGLVQAGLLVPAFLYTFFLAEGLALLVGFFAIGLVLSGLYPTMLAYGTEAVPEHSAPVNAIAAVTSAAGIAAVPAVMGVLIGGEGILQTMRLLWAPIAVLLAVTLVTWLVIGRVTEP, encoded by the coding sequence ATGAACGAGACGGCCGGGACACACGAGACGGAAACACAGCGTGACACCAGAAGGTGGTGGACGCTGGCCGTCTTCGCGTACGTCGCCCTGGAGGGAGCCGGACTCCAGATGCGCGGGGCCGTCATCCCGGAGTTGCGGGCGACCTTCGGTGCGCCCGACTGGCAGTTGGGACTGGTCGCGCCGGCCGGGACCCTGGGGTACCTGTTGGTCGTGATGGTCGTCGGCGTGGTCGCGAGCCGGTTCGACACGCGCCGGTTGCTCCTGGTGGGGTTCGTCGGGACCGGGGTCGGCATCTTCTTTATGGGTGTCGCACCGTCGTTCCTGCTGTTCCTGTCGGCGCTGGTGGGCCGGGGACTGTTCACCGGCGTCGGCCGCGGAACCGACCGACCGCTGTTGAGCCACCTCTACCCGACCCAGCGAGGGCGGCTGTTCAGCTACTACGACATGATGTGGGCGGTCGGTGCGACCACCGGGCCGGCGCTGGTCGCGGCGGCGGTCTGGCTGGGCGACTGGCGGCTGGCGTACTACACGCTGGGGCTGGCCTTCGTCCCGCTGATCGGGCTAGTGTGGTTCCTCCCGACGCCCGACATCGCGGGCGGCGACGACACCCTCGATCTGGCGGAGTTGCGCCGGATCGGCCGCCAACCGGAGGTAGTGGCGACCGCCGTCACGCTGTTTCTCTCGGCGGGCATCGAGGGCGGCCTGTTCACCTGGCTGACGACGTTCGCACAGGGTCGGGTGCCCGGGGCGCTCGCGACGGCGTCGCTGAGTATCATGCTCGTCGCGTACATCCCCGGACGGTTCGTCTCCGGACGGCTCTCCGAGCGGTTCGGCTACGCCCGTCTCGGCCTCGTACAGGCCGGGTTGCTCGTCCCCGCGTTCCTCTACACGTTCTTCCTCGCGGAGGGGCTGGCGCTGCTCGTGGGCTTTTTCGCCATCGGGCTGGTGCTGTCGGGGCTATACCCGACGATGTTGGCCTACGGGACCGAGGCCGTCCCCGAACACAGCGCGCCGGTCAACGCCATCGCCGCGGTCACCTCCGCGGCGGGGATCGCGGCCGTCCCGGCGGTGATGGGCGTTCTCATCGGCGGCGAGGGGATCCTCCAGACGATGCGGTTGCTGTGGGCGCCGATCGCAGTGTTGCTTGCGGTGACGCTGGTGACCTGGCTCGTCATCGGCCGGGTGACAGAGCCGTGA
- a CDS encoding A24 family peptidase translates to MLGSIPDLLRLVAVPVFGWAAYRDVKTRRIPNRIWGPLALFAVALLAWDTYTVVNGAGGRLFFLRVAISLGFVMPLSYLFWRIGGFGGADAKAFMLIAVLFPVYPTYLLSSPSVALPLEPTTLGVFSLTILSNTVLAGVVYPLGVAASNVARGEFGLAMFIGRPVAVDEVTEEYGRLLESPDGFTRSGLDLDALRMYLQYRGLSLSELREHPNQYRDPASLPADPNPPGDGSLATDGGEPASSVAGDTDTAGEPADPWGAEQFLAEIDHSAYGATPVQLREGLDVLVEAEDVWISPGIPFIVPMFAGLLVSLTYGDVLFAIMQAVGLA, encoded by the coding sequence GTGCTCGGGTCGATACCGGACCTGTTGCGACTGGTGGCCGTCCCCGTCTTCGGGTGGGCGGCCTACCGTGACGTGAAGACGCGTCGGATTCCCAACCGGATCTGGGGGCCGCTCGCGCTGTTTGCGGTCGCCCTCCTGGCCTGGGACACCTACACGGTGGTGAACGGGGCCGGCGGCCGGTTGTTCTTCCTCCGGGTCGCGATCAGCCTCGGGTTCGTCATGCCGCTGTCGTACCTGTTCTGGCGGATCGGCGGGTTCGGCGGCGCCGACGCGAAGGCGTTCATGCTGATCGCCGTCCTCTTTCCCGTCTATCCGACGTACCTGCTGTCCTCGCCGTCGGTCGCCCTGCCGCTGGAACCGACGACGCTGGGCGTGTTCTCGCTGACCATCCTCTCGAACACCGTGCTGGCCGGCGTCGTCTATCCGCTGGGTGTGGCAGCCAGCAACGTCGCACGGGGGGAGTTCGGCCTCGCGATGTTCATCGGGCGACCGGTCGCCGTCGACGAGGTCACCGAGGAGTACGGCCGGCTGCTGGAATCGCCCGACGGGTTCACCCGGAGTGGCCTGGATCTCGATGCCCTCCGGATGTATCTCCAGTACCGCGGGCTCTCGCTCTCGGAACTGCGGGAACACCCCAATCAGTACCGCGACCCGGCCTCGCTCCCTGCGGACCCGAACCCGCCCGGTGACGGCTCCCTGGCGACCGACGGCGGCGAACCCGCCTCCAGCGTCGCTGGAGACACAGATACCGCGGGTGAACCGGCCGATCCCTGGGGTGCCGAGCAGTTCCTCGCAGAGATCGACCACTCGGCCTACGGCGCGACACCCGTCCAACTTCGAGAAGGACTGGACGTGTTGGTCGAGGCCGAAGACGTGTGGATCTCGCCGGGCATCCCGTTCATCGTCCCGATGTTCGCCGGCTTGCTCGTCTCGCTGACCTACGGGGACGTGCTCTTCGCGATCATGCAGGCGGTCGGACTGGCCTAG
- the hisA gene encoding 1-(5-phosphoribosyl)-5-[(5-phosphoribosylamino)methylideneamino]imidazole-4-carboxamide isomerase, producing MFPEFEVVPAVDMQDGQVVQLVGGERGTEKTYGDPVEAAQRWVEAGARTLHLVDLDGAFEGERQNAEAIDAVLDAVDDDIGVQLGGGIRTGSDAVSLLDRGVDRVILGTAAVETPEIVGEISERHPGSVLVSLDAKDGEVVVSGWTEGTGLDPTEAAQRYADLGAGGILFTDVDVEGRLAGVRTDPVRRLVESVDVPVIASGGVATVEDVVALEEAGAAAVVVGSALYEGEFTLSEAMAAVEDA from the coding sequence ATGTTCCCCGAGTTCGAGGTCGTCCCGGCCGTAGACATGCAGGACGGACAGGTCGTCCAACTGGTCGGCGGCGAACGCGGGACCGAGAAGACGTACGGCGACCCGGTCGAGGCAGCCCAGCGGTGGGTCGAGGCGGGCGCGCGGACGCTCCACCTGGTCGACCTCGACGGTGCCTTCGAGGGCGAGCGACAGAACGCCGAGGCGATCGACGCCGTCCTGGACGCCGTCGACGACGATATCGGGGTCCAACTGGGCGGTGGCATCCGGACCGGGAGCGACGCCGTCTCGCTGCTGGACCGCGGCGTCGACCGGGTGATCCTCGGGACCGCTGCCGTCGAGACCCCCGAGATCGTCGGCGAGATCAGCGAACGCCACCCCGGCAGCGTCCTCGTGAGTCTCGACGCGAAAGACGGCGAGGTCGTCGTCTCGGGCTGGACCGAGGGAACCGGGCTCGACCCGACCGAGGCCGCACAGCGGTACGCCGACCTCGGTGCCGGCGGCATCCTCTTTACCGACGTCGACGTCGAAGGGCGACTGGCGGGCGTCCGGACCGACCCCGTCCGGCGGCTGGTCGAATCCGTCGACGTCCCCGTGATCGCTAGCGGGGGCGTCGCGACCGTCGAGGACGTGGTCGCGCTGGAAGAAGCCGGTGCGGCCGCCGTCGTCGTCGGCAGCGCGCTCTACGAGGGCGAGTTCACGCTCTCGGAAGCGATGGCGGCGGTCGAGGACGCGTGA
- a CDS encoding DUF502 domain-containing protein: MDLTGALKRSFVAGLLLLTPLVITLYVLRLLVSWSLQFVDPVVQGTRLTQYTGNVEAVAQLVAVVLILVVVTVLGYLAQKNVGRQLFGGIGRIVNVIPLFSTIYLTVRQVANSLVDRSTAYESVVLVEYPREGIYSLGLVTGESPREVEEVADQEVYNVFLPNSPNPTGGRLVLLPEDQVRELDMSVRRALRLVVTTGVGAEDEPAALIDGDRSG, translated from the coding sequence ATGGATCTCACGGGCGCACTCAAACGCAGTTTCGTCGCGGGGCTGTTGTTGCTCACTCCGCTGGTCATCACGCTGTACGTCCTCAGACTGCTGGTCTCGTGGTCGCTCCAGTTCGTCGACCCGGTCGTCCAGGGGACCAGATTGACACAGTACACCGGGAACGTCGAGGCAGTCGCACAGCTCGTCGCAGTCGTCCTGATACTGGTCGTGGTCACGGTGCTTGGCTATCTGGCACAGAAGAACGTCGGCCGCCAGCTGTTCGGCGGTATCGGCCGGATCGTGAACGTCATCCCCCTGTTTAGCACGATCTATCTGACCGTCCGGCAGGTCGCCAACTCCCTGGTCGACCGGAGCACGGCCTACGAGAGCGTCGTCCTCGTCGAGTACCCGCGGGAGGGGATCTACTCGCTGGGCCTGGTCACCGGCGAGAGCCCGCGAGAGGTCGAAGAGGTCGCGGATCAAGAGGTGTACAACGTCTTCCTGCCGAACAGTCCGAACCCGACCGGTGGCCGCCTCGTGTTGCTCCCCGAAGACCAGGTCCGGGAACTCGATATGAGCGTGCGGCGGGCGCTCCGGCTCGTCGTCACCACCGGCGTCGGGGCCGAGGACGAACCCGCGGCGCTGATCGACGGCGACCGGTCCGGCTGA